One segment of Halomonas sp. TD01 DNA contains the following:
- a CDS encoding CsgG/HfaB family protein: MKIIASIVIASLLSGCAGMVATSENLEGAEATLTPRGATYQDLVSLPPPSGKIFVSVYDFRDQTGQYRPAPASTFSTAVTQGAAAMLTGSLSDSGWFIPLERVGLQNLLTERRIIRAEFERFGQPDTLPSLRAASVMLEGGIIAYESNIRTGGAGAEYFGIGASGQYQVDQVTVNLRAVEISTGEILANVTTTKTIYSKELRAGVYRFIDFSRLLEAEAGITANEPVQLAVMSAIESAVIHLIARGIENRLWNLAPGVSLQESILNDYLNAPIPML; the protein is encoded by the coding sequence ATGAAAATTATCGCCTCAATTGTCATCGCTAGCCTGCTGAGTGGCTGTGCAGGAATGGTGGCAACGTCTGAAAATTTAGAAGGTGCTGAAGCAACACTCACACCTAGAGGGGCTACGTATCAGGATCTTGTATCGCTCCCGCCACCATCAGGAAAGATTTTTGTCTCTGTTTATGATTTCCGCGATCAAACAGGACAATACCGGCCAGCCCCTGCCAGCACATTCTCAACGGCGGTAACACAGGGGGCAGCAGCGATGCTTACCGGTTCGCTATCTGACTCGGGCTGGTTTATTCCACTTGAGCGCGTCGGGCTTCAAAACTTGTTAACTGAACGCCGCATTATTCGCGCAGAGTTCGAACGCTTTGGACAGCCCGATACGCTGCCATCGTTAAGAGCAGCGTCAGTCATGCTAGAAGGCGGCATTATTGCTTATGAATCGAACATACGAACTGGGGGAGCAGGTGCTGAATATTTTGGCATTGGGGCATCAGGCCAGTATCAGGTCGATCAGGTGACGGTTAATTTACGCGCGGTAGAAATATCAACCGGTGAAATATTAGCCAACGTCACCACGACCAAGACCATTTATTCAAAAGAACTACGAGCAGGCGTGTATCGCTTTATTGATTTTAGCCGCTTACTAGAAGCTGAGGCTGGCATTACGGCTAATGAACCTGTCCAGCTCGCAGTAATGTCAGCAATAGAGTCTGCCGTTATTCATCTTATTGCCAGAGGCATTGAAAATCGACTATGGAATCTTGCGCCAGGGGTTAGCCTTCAAGAATCCATTTTAAATGACTACTTAAATGCTCCAATCCCCATGCTGTAG
- the hemL gene encoding glutamate-1-semialdehyde 2,1-aminomutase yields the protein MTTSAELFDLASRHIPGGVNSPVRAFKGLHRPPVFMERAQGAYLFDVEGNRYVDYIGSWGPMITGHADQDVLAAVRARLDNGLSFGTPTAVETTMADLICEMIPSMEMVRMTSSGTEATMSAIRLARGTTGRDKIVKFEGNYHGHSDSLLVKAGSGALTHGEPSSPGVPASLAEHTITLSYNDPEGVEACFAEIGEQIACIIVEPVAGNMNCIPPQPGFLETLRRVCNESGSILIFDEVMTGFRVALGGAQAHYGVTPDLTCLGKIVGGGMPVGAFGGKREIMQNISPLGPVYQAGTLSGNPLAMAAGVALLTKLQVPGFHDALTQRVQTLCTGLQERANAARVPMMTQSAGGMFGVFFTSQSRVDNFAQATACNPDAFRRFFGAMLDHGVYLAPSAYEAGFMSSAHTPEDIQLTLDAAEKAFAVM from the coding sequence ATGACCACATCTGCAGAACTGTTTGACCTCGCCAGTCGCCACATTCCGGGGGGGGTTAACTCCCCTGTTCGTGCTTTTAAAGGCCTCCATCGTCCACCTGTTTTTATGGAGCGTGCTCAGGGTGCCTACTTATTCGATGTGGAAGGTAACCGCTACGTAGACTATATCGGTTCATGGGGCCCGATGATCACCGGGCACGCCGATCAGGATGTACTCGCTGCCGTGCGTGCACGGTTAGATAACGGCCTCTCTTTCGGCACGCCGACCGCTGTTGAAACCACCATGGCCGATCTAATCTGTGAAATGATTCCTTCCATGGAAATGGTGCGCATGACCAGCTCTGGCACCGAAGCAACGATGTCGGCCATTCGCCTTGCGCGCGGGACAACGGGGCGCGACAAAATCGTCAAGTTTGAAGGTAACTACCACGGCCATTCGGATTCATTGCTCGTCAAAGCGGGTTCAGGCGCGTTAACCCACGGTGAACCTAGCTCTCCAGGCGTACCCGCATCACTTGCTGAGCACACCATTACGCTTTCCTATAACGATCCTGAAGGGGTGGAAGCGTGCTTCGCAGAGATCGGAGAGCAGATTGCCTGCATTATCGTGGAGCCGGTTGCGGGTAATATGAACTGCATTCCTCCCCAGCCGGGTTTCTTAGAAACGTTGCGCCGGGTATGCAATGAATCTGGCAGTATTTTGATTTTTGATGAAGTTATGACCGGTTTCCGCGTCGCTTTAGGCGGTGCTCAGGCACATTACGGTGTAACGCCCGACCTTACTTGCTTAGGTAAAATTGTTGGCGGCGGCATGCCCGTCGGGGCGTTCGGCGGTAAACGAGAGATCATGCAAAATATCTCGCCTTTGGGGCCGGTTTATCAAGCGGGTACACTTTCCGGTAATCCGCTAGCCATGGCCGCTGGGGTTGCCCTGCTAACCAAACTGCAGGTGCCTGGTTTCCATGACGCGCTGACCCAGCGGGTGCAAACCCTGTGTACCGGCTTGCAAGAGCGTGCTAACGCTGCCCGCGTACCGATGATGACCCAGTCTGCAGGCGGCATGTTTGGCGTTTTCTTTACGTCGCAATCCCGTGTGGATAACTTTGCCCAAGCCACCGCTTGCAACCCCGATGCTTTCCGTCGTTTCTTTGGTGCCATGCTCGATCACGGTGTTTATCTCGCACCTTCCGCCTATGAAGCAGGCTTTATGTCTAGCGCCCACACGCCGGAAGATATTCAGCTAACGTTGGATGCGGCAGAAAAAGCCTTTGCCGTTATGTAA
- the thiD gene encoding bifunctional hydroxymethylpyrimidine kinase/phosphomethylpyrimidine kinase: protein MRQPLPPVVLVLAGHDPTGGAGLVADSEAIAACGGWAVTIPTALTVQNCHNVIRILPADPAAMRQMAEALGDMQIAAIKLGLLADEATLRAAEQIIRRFPGIPVVADPVLKAGGGAKLSTPALQQLYIDRLLPLVDIVTPNRFELAALTPEITDPLDDTARAVELLSQGCQGVLVTATDDPLPGNTQQVVHTLHSPDTTRQWQWPRLPEVFHGSGCTLASALAARLAVGERLPTACEQAQHFTWESLSHGYQPPSGQCLPKRLPRPVRF, encoded by the coding sequence ATGCGCCAACCTCTTCCTCCCGTTGTTTTAGTGTTAGCTGGCCACGACCCCACCGGGGGAGCTGGGTTAGTGGCTGATAGCGAAGCGATAGCCGCCTGTGGTGGCTGGGCAGTCACCATTCCAACCGCGCTGACCGTTCAAAATTGCCATAACGTGATACGTATTCTGCCTGCAGATCCTGCTGCAATGAGGCAAATGGCAGAAGCGTTAGGTGATATGCAAATTGCGGCTATTAAGCTGGGGCTGTTGGCTGATGAGGCGACACTGCGGGCAGCGGAACAAATTATCCGCCGTTTCCCTGGAATTCCCGTCGTCGCAGACCCGGTATTAAAAGCAGGTGGAGGAGCTAAGTTATCCACACCCGCCTTGCAGCAACTTTATATTGATCGTTTGCTACCGCTTGTGGATATAGTAACGCCCAATCGGTTTGAGCTTGCTGCACTGACGCCTGAGATAACCGACCCTCTCGATGACACGGCCCGCGCCGTTGAACTACTGTCGCAGGGTTGCCAAGGTGTACTTGTGACCGCGACTGACGATCCACTGCCGGGTAATACGCAACAGGTTGTGCATACGCTGCACTCTCCTGACACCACGCGCCAATGGCAGTGGCCACGTTTGCCTGAAGTATTTCACGGATCAGGCTGTACATTAGCCTCAGCACTTGCGGCTCGTTTAGCTGTTGGTGAGCGCTTACCAACCGCCTGTGAGCAAGCCCAGCACTTTACCTGGGAGAGTTTGTCTCATGGTTATCAGCCCCCTAGCGGCCAGTGTTTACCGAAACGCTTGCCACGCCCCGTACGCTTTTGA
- the hemJ gene encoding protoporphyrinogen oxidase HemJ yields MYLWVKAIHLMAVVTWFAALFYLPRLYVYHAMARDTGDEQAITYFKTMERKLYRGIMTPSMIIVLIFGGWMLYLVPGWFSQGWMHAKLALVALLIAYHHVCLIYLKQFDQARCTKSHVFFRWFNEAPVIALIAIIILAVVKPF; encoded by the coding sequence ATGTATTTATGGGTAAAGGCCATTCATTTGATGGCTGTTGTTACCTGGTTTGCCGCACTGTTTTATTTACCGCGGCTGTATGTGTACCACGCCATGGCGCGGGACACAGGCGATGAGCAAGCAATCACTTACTTTAAAACCATGGAGCGTAAGCTTTACCGTGGGATTATGACGCCGTCGATGATTATTGTACTGATCTTTGGTGGCTGGATGCTTTATCTCGTGCCTGGCTGGTTTAGCCAAGGCTGGATGCACGCTAAGTTAGCGCTTGTCGCACTACTAATCGCTTACCATCATGTTTGCTTAATTTATTTGAAGCAATTTGATCAAGCCCGCTGCACCAAAAGCCATGTGTTTTTCCGCTGGTTTAACGAAGCGCCTGTGATTGCGTTAATCGCGATTATTATCCTGGCGGTGGTGAAGCCCTTTTGA
- a CDS encoding chloride channel protein → MARFSRSDFTLESFRRQLANVDALPQLCVLGLVSGVITGAVMVAFRLLLEVGAALYMPEGNPEAFEGLAPWLRALLPIIAVTLIGTLLYRQKAAARKLGVGHVIERLTYHQGRFPMRNWLNQWWVGVVSVLGGLSAGREGPAIHLGAAASSGLGLKLRLPNNSLRVLVACGTAAGISASFNTPIAGVIFAMEVVMMEYTLMSFMPVILASTMGALVAQLVYGNEPAFRIPEVALGSLMNVPWVVIIGLVIGLLAGVFIHISRSQHLHQLPLWLRLGAVGVITGAVAWWFPEVQGIGYDSVAAMLNNQLTITVLLALMIAKLLITAITVAGGVPIGIIGPVLVVGAATGALGGMLGGWVWPDKAADPGIYAMLGMAAMMGAVLQAPLAALMALLELTHSPHIMLPGMLVVVVACLTSRQLTGCEGFFISSVRYGLHPLQQPLMQALSRVSVPAVMERHLVRTDRMITPDQARRLLETNPVWLVIERSSAEKPVLALKAAELARWLLEHDEALHGEAPPDDERIDLLEIPGQRLEMAPIGLQATLSEAFLKLQDNALGALYVVHGYRPKQQRISGIITRGAIERYYHYTDPREPNA, encoded by the coding sequence GTGGCACGTTTTTCCCGGTCGGATTTCACCTTAGAAAGTTTTCGTCGCCAGTTGGCGAACGTTGATGCCCTGCCTCAGCTGTGTGTGCTGGGGCTAGTATCTGGGGTGATCACAGGCGCGGTGATGGTGGCTTTTCGCTTATTGCTAGAGGTAGGCGCTGCACTTTATATGCCTGAAGGCAATCCTGAGGCCTTTGAAGGGCTAGCGCCATGGCTACGTGCACTGCTGCCGATTATTGCCGTAACGCTGATTGGCACGCTGCTTTATCGCCAAAAGGCGGCCGCCCGTAAGTTAGGGGTTGGCCATGTTATAGAGCGTCTCACCTATCATCAGGGACGTTTCCCTATGCGCAACTGGCTTAATCAGTGGTGGGTAGGCGTTGTGTCTGTACTGGGTGGCCTCTCAGCGGGACGTGAAGGCCCTGCCATTCATCTGGGCGCAGCGGCATCTAGTGGTTTAGGTCTCAAGCTTCGCTTGCCCAATAACAGTTTACGGGTGTTGGTTGCTTGCGGTACGGCGGCAGGTATATCAGCATCATTTAATACGCCAATCGCAGGGGTGATTTTCGCCATGGAAGTGGTGATGATGGAGTACACCCTAATGAGCTTTATGCCGGTAATACTTGCCTCTACCATGGGGGCACTGGTCGCTCAGTTAGTGTATGGCAACGAACCGGCGTTTCGCATTCCTGAAGTTGCCCTAGGTTCGTTAATGAATGTGCCTTGGGTGGTTATTATTGGTTTGGTGATTGGCCTATTAGCGGGCGTATTTATTCATATTTCGCGTAGTCAGCACTTACATCAGTTGCCGCTATGGCTTAGGTTAGGCGCCGTCGGGGTGATAACGGGCGCTGTTGCGTGGTGGTTTCCTGAAGTACAAGGTATTGGTTACGACAGCGTTGCGGCTATGTTGAATAATCAGCTGACCATTACTGTGTTGCTGGCACTGATGATCGCTAAGCTCTTGATTACTGCCATCACCGTGGCAGGTGGTGTGCCTATCGGCATTATTGGCCCTGTCTTGGTGGTAGGTGCTGCCACGGGTGCCCTAGGGGGGATGCTGGGCGGCTGGGTATGGCCAGATAAAGCGGCAGACCCCGGCATTTATGCCATGCTGGGCATGGCGGCGATGATGGGCGCTGTATTGCAAGCCCCGCTTGCCGCATTGATGGCGTTGCTTGAACTAACCCATTCGCCTCATATCATGCTGCCTGGCATGCTTGTCGTCGTGGTTGCCTGCCTGACATCTCGTCAGCTTACTGGTTGTGAAGGCTTTTTTATTAGCTCGGTACGCTATGGGTTGCATCCGTTACAGCAGCCTTTAATGCAGGCGCTTTCGCGGGTGTCGGTGCCGGCGGTAATGGAGCGCCATTTAGTACGCACAGATCGCATGATCACGCCTGACCAAGCTCGTCGTTTGTTGGAAACGAATCCTGTGTGGCTAGTCATTGAGCGCTCTAGCGCAGAAAAACCCGTGCTGGCGCTTAAGGCCGCTGAGCTTGCGCGTTGGCTGCTGGAACATGATGAAGCGCTGCACGGCGAAGCTCCTCCCGATGACGAACGAATTGACTTACTTGAGATCCCCGGTCAGCGGCTTGAAATGGCACCTATCGGATTACAAGCAACGCTATCAGAAGCGTTTCTAAAACTTCAGGACAATGCGCTAGGCGCGCTCTATGTCGTGCACGGTTATCGACCAAAGCAGCAGCGAATTTCAGGTATCATTACGCGTGGCGCTATCGAACGTTATTATCACTACACTGACCCCCGCGAGCCCAACGCCTAA
- the argC gene encoding N-acetyl-gamma-glutamyl-phosphate reductase, producing MIKVGIIGGTGYTGVELLRLLALHPQVNVEAITSRSEAGVKVCDMYPNLRGHYDALTFSEPDAKALGAMDAVFFATPHGVAHALAGELLDNGTRVIDLSADFRLRDADEWSQWYDQPHGAPELLKEAVYGLPEMHREQIKKARLIAVPGCYPTAVQLGYLPLLEAGLIDPGQLIADCKSGVTGAGRGAKVASLLAEASESMKAYGASGHRHLPEIRQGLSDMQPNAVGLTFVPHLTPMIRGIHATLYSTLTEEPGDLQALFEQRYAHEPFVDVMPAGSHPETRSVKGNNTCRIAVHRPGNGNTVVVLSIIDNLVKGASGQAIQNLNLMFGFDENMGLNAPALMP from the coding sequence GTGATTAAGGTTGGCATTATAGGTGGTACCGGCTATACCGGCGTTGAGCTGTTGCGGTTGCTTGCCCTGCATCCACAGGTAAACGTAGAAGCCATTACCTCGCGCTCGGAAGCCGGCGTGAAGGTATGCGACATGTATCCCAACCTGCGCGGCCACTATGACGCGCTTACGTTTAGCGAGCCAGACGCCAAGGCGCTGGGTGCAATGGACGCGGTGTTTTTTGCGACACCCCACGGGGTCGCCCACGCGCTAGCAGGCGAACTGCTCGACAATGGCACTCGGGTAATCGACTTATCTGCTGACTTTCGGCTACGCGATGCCGACGAATGGAGCCAGTGGTACGACCAGCCCCATGGCGCCCCAGAACTGCTAAAAGAAGCCGTGTATGGCCTGCCAGAAATGCATCGTGAACAGATCAAAAAGGCTCGCTTAATTGCCGTGCCAGGATGTTACCCAACGGCTGTTCAACTCGGCTACCTGCCGCTTTTAGAAGCTGGTTTAATCGACCCAGGCCAGTTAATCGCAGACTGTAAATCTGGCGTTACCGGCGCAGGCCGTGGTGCCAAAGTTGCCTCGCTGCTAGCCGAAGCCAGCGAATCGATGAAAGCCTACGGTGCGTCCGGACATCGCCATTTGCCTGAAATTCGTCAAGGCTTAAGCGATATGCAGCCAAACGCCGTGGGGCTTACCTTTGTGCCTCACTTAACGCCTATGATCCGCGGCATTCATGCCACGCTCTATAGTACGCTGACTGAAGAGCCAGGCGATTTACAGGCACTCTTTGAGCAGCGTTACGCCCACGAGCCGTTTGTTGACGTCATGCCTGCAGGCAGCCACCCGGAAACTCGCAGCGTCAAAGGCAACAATACCTGCCGTATCGCTGTTCACCGTCCTGGCAATGGCAATACCGTGGTCGTACTTTCGATAATTGATAACCTTGTTAAAGGCGCATCAGGCCAAGCGATTCAAAACCTGAATCTCATGTTTGGCTTTGACGAAAATATGGGCCTCAACGCCCCAGCGTTGATGCCTTAA
- the erpA gene encoding iron-sulfur cluster insertion protein ErpA yields the protein MSGAEAFIPTPLLLSDSARKRIQALMAEEANPALKLRVYVTGGGCSGFQYGFDFAENVAEDDTLIEFGDAILVVDPLSYQYLVGSTIDYEEGLAGARFRVQNPNATATCGCGASFMV from the coding sequence ATGAGCGGTGCAGAAGCTTTTATTCCAACGCCTCTACTATTGTCTGACAGTGCTCGGAAACGCATCCAAGCACTCATGGCAGAAGAGGCCAACCCTGCGCTGAAACTACGCGTTTATGTCACCGGTGGTGGCTGCTCGGGGTTCCAGTATGGGTTTGATTTTGCTGAAAACGTGGCCGAAGACGACACGTTGATTGAATTTGGCGATGCCATCCTCGTGGTCGATCCTCTCTCCTACCAATACTTGGTGGGTTCAACCATCGACTATGAAGAAGGGTTAGCAGGTGCCCGCTTTCGTGTTCAAAACCCCAACGCTACGGCCACCTGCGGCTGTGGTGCTTCCTTCATGGTCTAA
- a CDS encoding transporter substrate-binding domain-containing protein → MNYLLKKSVIATALALGLGSTTIAFAQTPSVNVATDPSFVPFEMMDPETGEMIGFDMDIINAVAERAGFEVNLTTMEFSGIIPAVQTGSQEIAIAGTTITEERAQVVDFSDPYYDSGLQIIVRADNEDVSSIEDLAGLTIATKIGSTSYDFLQQELGEDADITPYPGTADMYMALLGRNVDAVLYDAPNVAYFSQTRGEGRTKVVGPLYEGQQYGIVFHKGSEWVEPTNEALAAMREDGTYDEIYTKWFGEAPSAE, encoded by the coding sequence ATGAATTACCTACTAAAAAAATCTGTCATTGCTACCGCTCTTGCTCTGGGTTTAGGCAGTACCACTATCGCGTTTGCACAAACGCCTTCTGTGAATGTGGCCACTGACCCAAGCTTTGTACCGTTCGAAATGATGGATCCTGAAACCGGTGAAATGATCGGTTTTGATATGGATATCATCAACGCCGTCGCCGAGCGCGCTGGCTTTGAAGTTAACCTCACCACGATGGAATTCTCTGGCATCATTCCCGCCGTCCAAACTGGCAGCCAGGAAATCGCCATCGCGGGCACCACCATTACTGAAGAGCGTGCCCAGGTCGTCGATTTCTCCGACCCCTACTATGACTCAGGTCTGCAAATCATCGTGCGCGCTGACAACGAAGATGTCTCTTCGATTGAAGACCTAGCAGGTCTCACCATTGCCACCAAAATCGGCTCTACTAGCTACGACTTCCTTCAGCAGGAACTCGGCGAAGATGCCGACATTACTCCCTATCCTGGCACGGCTGATATGTACATGGCGCTCTTAGGGCGCAACGTCGACGCAGTGCTGTACGACGCCCCTAACGTCGCCTACTTCTCACAAACCCGTGGTGAAGGCCGTACCAAGGTGGTTGGCCCACTATATGAAGGCCAGCAGTACGGCATTGTTTTCCATAAAGGCAGCGAGTGGGTAGAGCCTACCAACGAAGCGCTTGCCGCTATGCGTGAAGACGGCACCTACGATGAAATCTACACGAAGTGGTTTGGTGAAGCCCCCAGCGCTGAGTAA
- a CDS encoding amino acid ABC transporter permease, protein MDVNFQFDWSAAFGSIPYLLPGIPWTLLISFGGLAIGFFIGIFFGLLRISPVRWLRWPAIFYVEVFRGTPILVQVLFIFYGLPQLLGSPINALVAGIAAIAINSGAYISEIVRGGVQSIERGQREASLSLGLSRTQAFRYVIWPQALRRMIPPLGNQGIISIKDTSLFSVIGVGELVRQGQIYIATTFTALEVYFMVALMYLAITWTLSLILRQIERRGLAGQ, encoded by the coding sequence GTGGACGTTAACTTTCAGTTTGATTGGTCGGCCGCATTTGGGTCGATCCCTTATCTGTTACCAGGTATTCCTTGGACACTGCTTATATCGTTTGGCGGCTTAGCTATCGGCTTCTTTATTGGCATTTTCTTTGGTTTATTGCGCATTAGTCCAGTGCGTTGGCTACGCTGGCCAGCGATTTTTTACGTCGAAGTTTTTCGCGGCACGCCCATTTTAGTGCAGGTTCTGTTTATCTTTTATGGCTTACCCCAACTACTGGGCAGCCCAATCAACGCATTAGTCGCCGGTATCGCCGCTATCGCCATTAATTCAGGGGCTTATATCTCTGAAATAGTGCGGGGCGGCGTGCAGTCTATCGAGCGTGGTCAGCGAGAAGCCTCTCTCTCATTAGGCTTGTCTCGAACCCAAGCTTTTCGTTACGTGATTTGGCCCCAAGCCCTACGGCGCATGATTCCTCCGCTGGGCAACCAGGGCATCATCAGTATCAAAGATACCTCGCTATTTTCAGTGATTGGGGTCGGTGAATTGGTTCGCCAAGGGCAAATTTATATTGCGACTACCTTTACCGCACTTGAGGTCTATTTCATGGTGGCGCTGATGTACCTTGCCATCACCTGGACTCTCTCTTTGATTCTGCGCCAAATTGAGCGCAGAGGCCTCGCAGGACAATAA
- a CDS encoding amino acid ABC transporter ATP-binding protein yields MTSTQSPIVRMQQLNKHFGSLHVLNNIDLEIIPGEVVVIIGASGSGKSTLIRCINGLEEFQSGSLDVDGNQLLPNGKSSKALQTIRTEVGMVFQQFNLFPHLSVRDNVTLAPMKVRGWSRQDAEDTAERLLERVGIADQADKYPSQLSGGQQQRVALARALAMEPRLMLFDEPTSALDPEMIGEVLDAMRELAKEGMTMVIVTHEMGFAREVADRVIFIHKGEIAEQGPPEQLFDTPQHERTQSFLARVLKH; encoded by the coding sequence ATGACCTCTACCCAATCGCCAATTGTGCGTATGCAGCAGCTCAATAAGCATTTTGGCAGCCTGCACGTACTCAATAATATTGATCTTGAAATTATCCCTGGTGAAGTCGTCGTTATCATCGGTGCCAGTGGCTCTGGTAAATCAACACTCATCCGCTGTATCAACGGCTTAGAAGAGTTTCAATCCGGCTCTCTTGATGTTGATGGCAACCAATTACTGCCCAATGGTAAAAGCAGTAAAGCGCTGCAAACTATCCGTACTGAAGTCGGCATGGTGTTTCAGCAGTTCAACCTTTTTCCCCACTTAAGCGTGCGCGACAACGTCACCCTTGCGCCCATGAAAGTGCGGGGGTGGAGCCGACAAGATGCCGAAGATACTGCTGAAAGACTGCTAGAGCGCGTTGGTATTGCAGACCAAGCAGATAAGTACCCAAGCCAGCTATCGGGCGGGCAACAGCAACGTGTGGCGTTAGCCCGAGCATTAGCCATGGAACCCCGCCTTATGCTGTTTGACGAGCCTACGTCAGCGCTTGACCCTGAAATGATTGGTGAAGTGCTGGACGCCATGCGAGAGCTTGCCAAAGAAGGCATGACCATGGTGATTGTTACCCATGAAATGGGCTTTGCCCGTGAGGTGGCAGACCGCGTTATTTTCATCCATAAAGGCGAAATTGCCGAACAAGGCCCCCCCGAGCAACTGTTCGATACGCCACAACATGAGCGAACACAATCCTTCCTTGCACGCGTTTTGAAGCACTAA